The following proteins are encoded in a genomic region of Montipora foliosa isolate CH-2021 chromosome 10, ASM3666993v2, whole genome shotgun sequence:
- the LOC137972524 gene encoding uncharacterized protein, translated as MASVRERYWIPRLWKLTKRVVRKCSGCKRFQAVAFANPPPAPLPRKRTEGDTPFNVIGVDFAGPVKYRNKRKEIRKAYVVLYSCSLTGGVFLELLPNLETGEFIKSLKHFIARRGRPSRVYSDNGQTFVAAAKWLKKVQKDEEFHSFLSNQSIIWQFNFSRAPWWGGQFERLIGLMKSAFYKTVGQGILNWEELSEVILDIEVTMNSRPLCYQEQDVQLPTLTPNTMLFLKSNILPELRPYHLEERDLRKRAKFLQKTKHAMWNRWTAEYLRALRERHRLKLGDKRCSLAVGDIVIIKSSERNRNGWPLGIVESLIEGRNGVVRGARLRAGRSHIERPIQHLYPLELSCDRDCVRGTTTTLDPGAPAFRPRRDAAVAAELRVQDLAQEDQLE; from the coding sequence ATGGCCAGCGTAAGAGAAAGATACTGGATACCCCGCCTTTGGAAATTAACGAAGAGAGTCGTAAGAAAATGCAGTGGCTGCAAACGGTTTCAAGCCGTAGCTTTCGCAAACCCGCCACCAGCACCTTTGCCAAGAAAAAGAACCGAAGGCGACACTCCCTTCAACGTGATTGGTGTGGATTTTGCCGGACCGGTGAAGTACCGTAACAAGCGCAAGGAGATTCGTAAAGCGTATGTGGTATTGTACTCCTGTAGTCTCACCGGCGGAGTGTTTTTAGAGTTACTGCCGAATTTGGAGACCGGGGAGTTCATTAAGAGCCTAAAGCACTTCATCGCCAGAAGAGGACGGCCATCAAGGGTCTACTCAGACAACGGTCAGACGTTTGTCGCTGCCGCCAAGTGGTTAAAGAAGGTACAGAAGGATGAAGAGTTTCATTCGTTTCTTAGCAACCAGTCCATCATTTGGCAGTTTAACTTCAGCCGTGCGCCCTGGTGGGGAGGGCAGTTTGAGCGTCTGATCGGGTTGATGAAATCAGCATTTTACAAGACAGTTGGCCAAGGGATACTAAACTGGGAGGAGTTAAGCGAAGTTATTCTGGATATTGAAGTCACCATGAACAGCCGCCCCTTGTGTTACCAAGAGCAGGATGTCCAGCTCCCCACACTGACGCCAAACACGATGCTATTTCTCAAATCCAACATCTTGCCCGAGTTACGGCCTTACCATCTGGAAGAAAGAGATTTGAGGAAGCGCGCCAAGTTCCTACAGAAAACTAAGCATGCGATGTGGAATCGATGGACAGCTGAGTACCTGCGTGCGTTACGCGAACGTCACCGCCTTAAACTCGGAGACAAGCGGTGTTCTCTTGCTGTTGGAGACATAGTTATTATCAAGTCGTCCGAGCGGAACAGAAATGGCTGGCCACTTGGAATTGTTGAAAGCCTGATTGAAGGAAGGAATGGAGTAGTTCGTGGTGCGAGATTGCGAGCCGGCCGATCCCACATCGAACGCCCTATTCAGCACCTGTATCCCCTGGAACTGTCGTGCGACAGGGATTGTGTCAGAGGAACTACAACAACACTTGACCCTGGGGCACCAGCTTTTAGACCCAGACGAGATGCAGCAGTCGCCGCCGAGCTTCGAGTGCAAGATTTAGCCCAGGAGGATCAGTTGGAATGA
- the LOC137973644 gene encoding uncharacterized protein: protein MTANNIGNTAVIHPVVVVKIGGYKFRALLDSGASHSYASSTAIDLINARPKSTGLRQIAMLTGITTRTMQVFGVVIGSVQDEFKLEVDITKVNKRELLVLENPRYKEILEANSHLNGVRMDDDDTKDRLPIHIILGANDFAKIRTGERLRVGRRGDPVAEFTRFGWTFMSPRADRELATAYLAINSNADYERLCALDVLGLADSSTGDQGDVYEEFKEQLVRSSEGWYETGLPWKGNCPPLPNNRDGSLRRLHTLVRKLRRTDMLDDYDAVIREQLREGVVEPAPAEVTGREFYLPHRAVVRRSAETTKLRVVYDASARAQEKAPSLNECLHAGPALHNKLWSVIVRNRFHPVAVAGDLCRAFLQVRIRETERDFLRFHWIADKTGKQVETLRFTRVVFGLAPSPFLLNGVIQQHLENMQSRYPDSVNEIRRSLYVDDLISGGPTSEKAKRLKREATEIFANAKFELHKWHSNEKQLETSCEDYEPSFAKEQLENGTAAGECKLLGLGWDKVEDTLHVSFPEMPAEETKRGILANLAKVYNPLGNVSPVMLEGKVLYRESCIQKNAWDAPLPEQIANQWRKWEKSLPEEVSAKRSIPLYQQEIDKIELHAFGDASGRGVCASVYAVVTQASGVSQGLVTAKSRLAKQGLTIPRLELVSGHMAVNLASNVRQALEGLPLATTLHCWLDSSVALHWIGDRGEYRQFVSNRVKKIQTHPNVLWHHVPSADNPADLGSRGGSVTGAQLWWNGPTWLTDPANWPPEVVTKPSPESLAERKVQQELFAGGVEGKSDLEVVLEKFDLRKALRIGAWVARFLRNSRSSTNKAKGPLSTAEVKRHETFLVKRAQQQGFNNVSFEQDQE, encoded by the coding sequence ATGACAGCAAATAACATCGGAAACACAGCAGTGATTCACCCAGTCGTAGTTGTAAAAATTGGCGGCTACAAATTCAGAGCCTTATTAGACAGTGGCGCGAGCCATTCATACGCTTCATCGACGGCGATTGATTTAATCAATGCACGGCCAAAGTCTACTGGACTAAGGCAGATAGCCATGCTTACCGGAATCACTACGAGAACGATGCAAGTGTTTGGTGTGGTCATTGGTTCTGTACAAGATGAGTTCAAGCTGGAAGTTGATATTACGAAAGTCAACAAGCGAGAGTTATTGGTTTTGGAGAACCCACGTTACAAGGAAATACTTGAGGCGAATTCTCATCTCAACGGGGTGCGAATGGATGATGACGACACTAAAGACAGGCTACCCATACACATCATACTGGGCGCGAATGATTTTGCGAAGATTCGCACTGGAGAGCGTTTGAGAGTGGGTCGCCGTGGAGATCCAGTTGCCGAGTTCACCCGTTTTGGATGGACATTCATGTCGCCTAGAGCTGACAGGGAGTTGGCAACTGCTTATCTAGCCATTAATTCGAACGCAGATTACGAGAGGTTGTGCGCACTTGATGTCCTTGGTCTGGCAGACTCTTCAACCGGAGATCAAGGTGACGTTTACGAAGAATTCAAAGAACAGTTAGTTCGATCTTCAGAAGGATGGTACGAAACTGGACTTCCTTGGAAGGGAAACTGTCCTCCGTTACCAAACAACCGAGATGGAAGTTTACGCAGATTACACACTCTTGTACGGAAGCTGAGAAGAACCGACATGCTCGACGACTATGACGCTGTGATCAGGGAGCAACTTCGAGAAGGCGTAGTAGAGCCAGCACCTGCTGAGGTAACTGGAAGAGAGTTTTATCTACCCCATCGTGCTGTCGTGCGTCGGAGTGCTGAGACGACGAAGCTGCGAGTCGTGTACGACGCGTCAGCCCGTGCGCAAGAGAAAGCACCATCGCTGAACGAATGCCTACATGCTGGACCTGCGCTACATAATAAGCTGTGGAGTGTCATTGTTCGTAACCGTTTTCATCCTGTGGCAGTAGCTGGTGACCTTTGCCGTGCATTCCTACAAGTGCGGATACGAGAAACCGAGAGAGATTTCTTGAGATTCCACTGGATCGCTGACAAGACAGGAAAACAGGTTGAAACTCTGCGTTTTACCAGAGTGGTGTTTGGCCTCGCCCCTTCACCGTTCCTTCTCAATGGGGTGATTCAGCAGCACTTGGAGAACATGCAGTCCAGATATCCTGATAGTGTGAATGAGATACGCAGAAGTCTGTACGTGGATGACCTGATTTCGGGAGGACCTACTTCAGAGAAAGCAAAACGTTTAAAGCGTGAAGCTACCGAGATTTTCGCCAATGCTAAATTCGAACTGCACAAGTGGCATTCAAACGAAAAGCAACTAGAGACATCCTGTGAAGATTACGAACCATCATTCGCCAAGGAGCAGTTAGAGAATGGAACAGCAGCTGGAGAGTGTAAACTACTTGGACTTGGTTGGGACAAGGTTGAAGATACCCTGCATGTGAGCTTTCCTGAAATGCCAGCCGAAGAGACAAAGCGTGGTATCCTGGCTAATTTGGCGAAAGTCTACAACCCGCTTGGAAATGTGTCACCAGTCATGCTCGAGGGAAAAGTTCTCTACCGAGAATCATGTATCCAAAAGAACGCTTGGGACGCTCCGTTGCCAGAGCAGATAGCAAACCAGTGGAGAAAGTGGGAAAAGAGCCTACCGGAAGAAGTGTCGGCGAAACGCAGTATTCCTCTCTACCAGCAAGAGATCGATAAGATTGAACTCCACGCATTTGGTGACGCCAGTGGCCGCGGAGTGTGTGCCTCAGTCTACGCCGTGGTGACGCAAGCATCAGGGGTGTCGCAAGGTTTGGTTACTGCGAAGTCTCGTCTTGCCAAACAAGGTCTAACCATTCCTCGCCTAGAACTTGTGTCAGGACACATGGCAGTGAATTTGGCCAGCAATGTACGCCAAGCATTGGAAGGACTTCCTCTTGCGACTACTCTTCATTGCTGGCTAGACAGCTCAGTAGCCTTACATTGGATTGGAGATCGGGGAGAATACCGTCAGTTCGTCTCGAATCGCGTAAAGAAGATTCAGACTCACCCAAACGTGCTATGGCATCATGTTCCATCAGCAGACAATCCAGCCGACCTAGGAAGTCGCGGTGGTAGTGTAACTGGAGCGCAGCTGTGGTGGAATGGACCCACCTGGCTTACAGATCCAGCCAATTGGCCACCTGAAGTCGTAACAAAACCTTCCCCAGAGAGTTTAGCAGAAAGAAAGGTGCAACAAGAGTTATTTGCAGGGGGAGTAGAAGGCAAGAGTGACCTCGAAGTCGTCCTTGAGAAGTTTGACTTGCGCAAAGCATTGAGAATTGGTGCTTGGGTAGCGAGATTCTTGCGCAATTCTCGGAGCTCCACCAATAAAGCCAAGGGACCACTGAGCACAGCCGAGGTAAAGAGGCATGAGACGTTCTTGGTCAAGAGGGCCCAGCAGCAAGGATTCAACAACGTCAGTTTCGAGCAAGACCAAGAGTAG
- the LOC137973529 gene encoding uncharacterized protein encodes MFIRPGKKICSRRLNRIDFICYVFLSAFMFTTLLYFGSENFSMNWKRLFLTAPQPRGGLLPQLRFTHLQPLVDMFANLTQGTPNRSDCMFATEEFSDLKELETKQTILLLIIVSTAPSRRDRRDAIRQTWGTKCHGEVRCKFFTDGIQIPKEDKAKLSNEKHIYKDIEFQPVVGGRSFGLRYLYQMMWAAVKYNFTYFLRLDDDYFVCLERLKYELRHRPTKMLRWGWYHCQFRDLIYMDEAWTLFTHDVIVRFLSQDPQRILCHPHAGQQIPIWINSVFNESDNLTSFDDRRLDHPKNRNKLKIFEKLTNTCDSFMGIHGSSPELMQRFWKYSNDKAKEITPLTEISQTCNKPFVFDISKMGKAFKFDLRPCLQNPRWAPGEIMWTGIHSGGKTGPLPCP; translated from the exons ATGTTTATACGCCCCGGGAAGAAAATATGCTCACGTCGATTGAATCGGATTGATTTCATCTGTTACGTGTTTCTTTCTGCTTTTATGTTTACTACGCTGTTGTATTTTGGCAGCGAGAACTTTTCTATGAACTGGAAGAGGTTGTTCCTCACAGCACCTCAACCACGAGGTGGCCTCCTGCCACAACTAAGATTCACACACCTTCAACCACTTGTGGACATGTTCGCTAACTTGACGCAAGGTACACCCAATAGAAGTGATTGCATGTTTGCAACGGAGGAATTCAGTGATTTGAAAGAGCTCGagacaaaacaaaccatccTCCTTCTAATTATTGTATCTACGGCGCCTTCAAGACGAGACAGGAGAGATGCAATAAGACAGACATGGGGGACGAAATGTCACGGAGAG GTGCGGTGCAAGTTTTTCACTGACGGCATTCAAATACCCAAAGAGGATAAGGCGAAACTTTCtaatgaaaaacacatttacAAAGACATAGAATTTCAACCGGTTGTTGGCGGCCGAAGTTTTGGCCTTCGATATCTCTACCAAATGATGTGGGCTGCGGTCAAGTACAACTTCACGTATTTCCTCCGTCTTGACGATGACTATTTCGTGTGCCTTGAGAGGCTCAAATATGAGTTACGCCACAGGCCTACCAAGATGTTAAGATGGGGCTGGTATCACTGTCAATTTAGAGATCTCATTTACATGGACGAGGCTTGGACGCTATTTACTCATGACGTCATTGTGCGCTTTTTGTCTCAAGACCCTCAGCGAATCCTTTGTCATCCACACGCTGGTCAGCAAATTCCTATTTGGATTAACAGCGTCTTTAATGAAAGCGACAATTTAACTTCTTTTGACGATCGAAGGCTTGATCACCCTAAAAATCGGAACAAGTTGAAGATATTTGAAAAGCTGACCAACACATGCGACTCCTTCATGGGTATTCACGGAAGCTCGCCAGAATTAATGCAGAGATTTTGGAAGTACAGTAACGACAAGGCCAAGGAAATCACACCTTTAACTGAAATTTCACAAACATGTAATAAGCCTTTTGTATTTGACATATCTAAAATGGGTAAAGCCTTTAAATTTGATCTCAGACCCTGTTTACAAAATCCACGATGGGCTCCAGGAGAGATAATGTGGACAGGGATCCATTCAGGGGGAAAGACAGGTCCTCTTCCATGCCCTTAA
- the LOC137972526 gene encoding uncharacterized protein has translation MITGDFNLHLDDKSDPTCINFLQLLESFNLRQHVREPTHRSGHTLDLIITREDEKIIGPVSVTESIISDRNIVNCSLNLLKPTLMKRCISSRKIKSIDIERLKSDICDSLGPNTDISIDVNDLVSRYCSKLTRIMDIHAPLKKRHVLTRPAAPWYNDEIKDAKRLRRRHERRWRRSRDPVDHSNFVKQCRAVTDLLQSSRRSDYYTDLINSKRDDSRKMFRTVGKLLHTKPVTNSSQFPSHSSMKDLAEKFMHFFDAKVNAIHQELMLKYDDNTFIISDDNNITCKFEAFISVSLDTLLALIRPSSGKSCDLDPLPGSLLRACLSELGPILTQIVNQSLQSAVVLEQLKVAMVKPLLKKPSLIIANFKNFRPISNLQFLAKIIEKVVADQLINYLDDDNLQEVYQSAYKRRLASTMTF, from the coding sequence ATGATCACtggtgatttcaatttacatcTAGACGACAAATCTGATCCTACTTGTATCAATTTTCTTCAACTGCTGGAATCTTTTAACTTAAGGCAACATGTTCGTGAGCCTACTCATCGTTCTGGCCATACTCTCGACCTTATAATTACTAGAGAAGATGAGAAAATAATAGGCCCTGTTTCCGTGACAGAGTCAATTATATCGGATCGCAATATCGTCAACTGTAGTCTCAATCTCTTGAAGCCGACCTTAATGAAAAGATGTATCTCTTCAcgtaaaattaaatcaattgacATTGAACGACTTAAATCAGACATTTGCGATTCGCTTGGCCCTAACACTGATATTTCCATcgatgtgaatgatcttgtttctAGATATTGCTCAAAGTTAACAAGGATTATGGATATCCATGCTCCACTAAAGAAACGTCATGTCCTCACCAGACCTGCGGCGCCATGGTACAATGATGAAATCAAGGATGCAAAGAGATTAAGGCGACGACATGAGAGACGATGGCGTCGATCACGTGACCCTGTCGACCATAGCAACTTTGTAAAGCAATGCCGTGCTGTGACTGACCTTCTTCAATCTTCACGACGATCAGACTACTACACGGATCTTATCAACAGCAAAAGGGATGATTCAAGAAAGATGTTCAGGACCGTTGGAAAATTGTTGCATACCAAACCTGTGACAAATAGCAGTCAATTTCCATCACATAGCTCAATGAAAGACCTAGCTGAGAAATTTATGCATTTCTTTGATGCTAAGGTTAATGCTATCCATCAAGAGTTGATGCTGAAGTATGATGACAACACTTTTATTATTTCTGATGACAATAACATCACCtgtaaatttgaagcttttatATCTGTCTCTTTGGATACACTACTAGCCTTGATAAGACCGTCGTCTGGAAAGTCATGTGATTTAGATCCTCTTCCGGGTTCTCTTCTACGTGCATGCTTGTCTGAGCTTGGTCCTATACTTACACAGATTGTCAATCAGTCTCTGCAGTCTGCTGTTGTACTTGAACAACTGAAGGTGGCTATGGTAAAACCCTTGCTGAAAAAGCCTTCATTGATCATCGCGAATTTTAAGAACTTTCGTCCGATATCTAATCTTCAGTTTCTGGCAAAGATCATTGAAAAAGTTGTGGCAGATCAGCTCATTAATTACTTGGATGATGACAACTTACAAGAAGTTTACCAGTCGGCATATAAACGGAGACTCGCATCCACAATGACATTTTGA
- the LOC137973636 gene encoding uncharacterized protein, producing the protein MFATKEFSDLKELETKQTILLLIIVSTAPSRRDRRDAIRQTWGTKCHGEVRCKFFTDGIQIPKEDKAKLSNEKHIYKDIEFQPVVGGRSFGLRYLYQMMWAAVKYNFTYFLRLDDDYFVCLERLKYELRHRPTKMLSWGWYHCQFGDLIYVDEAWTLFTHDVIVRFLSQDPQRILCHPHADQQIPIWINSVFNKSDNLISFDDRRLDHPKNPNKVKMFEKLTNTCDSFMGIHGSSPELMQRFWKYSNDKAKEITALTEISQTCNKPFVFDISKMGKAFRFDLRPCLQNPRWAPGEIMWTGVHSGAKTGPLPCP; encoded by the exons ATGTTTGCAACAAAGGAATTCAGTGATTTGAAAGAGCTCGagacaaaacaaaccatccTGCTTCTAATTATTGTATCTACGGCGCCTTCAAGACGAGACAGGAGAGATGCAATAAGACAGACATGGGGGACGAAATGTCACGGAGAG GTGCGGTGCAAGTTTTTCACTGACGGCATTCAAATACCCAAAGAGGATAAGGCGAAACTTTctaatgaaaaacatatttacaAAGACATAGAATTCCAACCGGTTGTTGGCGGCCGAAGTTTTGGCCTTCGATATCTCTACCAAATGATGTGGGCTGCGGTCAAGTATAATTTCACGTATTTCCTCCGTCTTGACGATGACTATTTCGTGTGCCTTGAGAGGCTCAAATATGAGTTACGCCACAGGCCTACCAAGATGTTAAGCTGGGGCTGGTATCACTGTCAATTTGGAGATCTCATTTACGTGGACGAAGCTTGGACGCTATTTACTCATGACGTCATTGTGCGCTTTTTGTCTCAAGACCCTCAGCGAATCCTTTGTCATCCACACGCGGATCAGCAAATTCCTATTTGGATTAACAGCGTCTTTAATAAAAGCgacaatttaatttcttttgacGATCGAAGGCTTGATCACCCTAAAAATCCGAACAAGGTAAAGATGTTTGAAAAGTTGACCAACACATGCGACTCCTTCATGGGTATTCACGGAAGCTCGCCAGAATTAATGCAGAGATTTTGGAAGTACAGTAACGACAAGGCCAAGGAAATCAcagctttaactgaaatttcACAAACATGTAATAAGCCTTTTGTATTTGACATATCTAAAATGGGTAAAGCCTTTAGATTTGATCTCAGACCCTGTTTACAAAATCCACGATGGGCTCCAGGAGAGATAATGTGGACAGGGGTGCATTCAGGGGCCAAGACAGGTCCTCTTCCATGCCCTTAA